A window from Malania oleifera isolate guangnan ecotype guangnan chromosome 7, ASM2987363v1, whole genome shotgun sequence encodes these proteins:
- the LOC131160164 gene encoding UDP-glycosyltransferase 43-like, with product MSRSKAGVTVAFIATPAVGNLVPAVEFAQRLIDRDPRISATILIITIPQRPIVTEYAASRPASAPPGLRFVHLPPVDPPPPDHFQSSIGFISILIERHKPHVKRALADVVSSDSDSVSLACLFLDMFSTTMIDVALELGVPSYLYFASPAGFLGLMLHLPTIDSLISGELDDSDSELIIPSFANPVPATVLPSAVLRRKRDGYSWLLYHARRYRETRGIIVNTFQELEPFALNSLSADQVAPVYPVGPVLDLLGPAQWHFDPPQNEAIVKWLDDQPPASVVFLCFGSMGSLGAAQSREIALGLERTGCRFLWSLRQPAEAQLSLPTDYADLEGVLPRGFLDRTAGLGLICGWVSQVTVLAHRAVGGFVSHCGWNSILESLWFDVPIATWPIYAEQQMNAFEMVRELGLSMEIRLDYRHGGELVRAEEVERGVKQLMEGDGEVRRRVQVMGEKGRTAVMEGGSSYQAVGRLIEELVGGI from the exons ATGAGCAGAAGCAAAGCAGGGGTGACCGTGGCGTTCATCGCAACGCCCGCCGTCGGGAACCTTGTTCCGGCCGTTGAGTTTGCGCAGCGCCTAATCGATCGCGACCCTCGAATCTCAGCCACCATCCTCATCATCACAATCCCCCAGCGGCCCATTGTCACCGAATACGCAGCCTCGCGCCCCGCCTCCGCCCCCCCCGGCCTCCGATTCGTCCACCTCCCTCCGGTGGACCCTCCTCCACCGGACCATTTCCAGTCCTCCATCGGCTTCATCTCCATTCTCATAGAGAGACACAAACCCCACGTCAAGCGCGCCCTCGCCGACGTGGTTTCGTCCGACTCCGACTCGGTCTCACTCGCGTGCTTGTTCCTCGACATGTTTAGTACCACGATGATCGACGTCGCCCTCGAGCTGGGCGTCCCTTCTTATTTGTACTTTGCATCTCCGGCAGGTTTTCTTGGTCTCATGCTCCACCTGCCGACGATCGATTCCCTGATCAGCGGTGAGCTCGACGATTCGGATTCTGAGTTGATTATACCGAGTTTTGCGAACCCGGTTCCGGCAACTGTGTTGCCCTCGGCAGTGTTGCGCCGGAAAAGGGATGGATACTCTTGGCTTCTCTACCATGCTCGCAG GTACAGAGAAACGAGGGGCATTATTGTGAATACATTTCAAGAACTAGAGCCTTTtgctctcaactctctctctgcGGACCAGGTAGCGCCGGTTTACCCGGTTGGGCCAGTACTTGACCTCCTCGGACCGGCCCAGTGGCATTTCGATCCGCCGCAAAACGAGGCAATCGTCAAATGGCTGGATGACCAGCCCCCAGCTTCCGTAGTGTTCTTGTGCTTCGGCAGCATGGGAAGCCTGGGTGCAGCCCAAAGCAGAGAGATAGCCCTCGGCTTAGAGCGAACCGGGTGCCGGTTCTTGTGGTCGCTCCGTCAACCGGCCGAGGCCCAGCTAAGCCTTCCGACTGACTACGCGGATCTGGAGGGGGTGTTGCCCAGAGGGTTCTTGGATCGGACGGCTGGGCTGGGCCTGATATGCGGGTGGGTTTCACAGGTAACAGTTTTGGCTCATAGGGCCGTAGGAGGGTTCGTTTCTCATTGCGGCTGGAACTCGATTCTAGAGAGCCTGTGGTTCGACGTGCCGATTGCCACTTGGCCCATATACGCAGAGCAACAGATGAATGCGTTCGAGATGGTTAGGGAATTGGGCTTGTCGATGGAGATTAGACTGGACTATCGGCATGGTGGCGAGCTGGTGCGGGCGGAGGAGGTGGAGAGAGGAGTGAAGCAGCTGATGGAGGGTGATGGGGAGGTTAGGAGAAGGGTTCAGGTGATGGGAGAGAAGGGTCGGACGGCTGTGATGGAAGGTGGATCATCATACCAAGCTGTGGGCCGTCTGATTGAGGAACTTGTGGGTGGGATTTGA